Proteins encoded together in one Telopea speciosissima isolate NSW1024214 ecotype Mountain lineage chromosome 4, Tspe_v1, whole genome shotgun sequence window:
- the LOC122659664 gene encoding probable ATP synthase 24 kDa subunit, mitochondrial produces the protein MALASRLLSRSRQLYVGQIILQQEHGVLVRFFAKEAAPAALKGDEMLKNIFLEVKNKFETALGILRKEKITIDPADPAAVSHYAKVMKTIREKADLFSESQRIQYTID, from the coding sequence ATGGCGTTAGCTTCTCGTCTCTTATCGAGATCCAGACAGCTCTATGTTGGTCAGATAATATTACAACAGGAGCATGGTGTTCTAGTTCGCTTCTTTGCTAAGGAAGCTGCGCCCGCAGCCCTTAAGGGAGATGAGATGTTGAAGAACATATTTCTCGAGGTAAAGAACAAATTTGAGACAGCCCTTGGGATTCTGCGTAAAGAGAAGATCACCATAGATCCAGCTGATCCTGCTGCAGTGTCTCACTACGCAAAAGTCATGAAGACCATTAGAGAAAAGGCAGACTTGTTCTCAGAATCCCAACGGATTCAGTACACCATTGACTAA